The Vibrio penaeicida sequence GAGAACGTCAGATTGCTTTTCAATCGAGATATCAATGTCTTCAGTCATCGGTGAGGCATGCTGAATAAGATTGGTTGCCCATTCTGAGAAACACAGCAAGATGTTGTTTTTCTGAACAGAGACTTTCATTGTGGTATCCAACGCTTTTGATAAGCACTGACGCAGCATTGTCACTGACTCTAAATTCGCTTTGCGGCGATGTGAAAATAATAGTGTGCTGTGATGATGACTCAATTGATCTTTGGTCATATGGTCACCTGAAGAAACCTTGCTCGTCGAATCGACATAGATAGCTTGGACACCAAAGATTTGGGAAGAAATGTGAAACGCTTAAGTTGACGGCAAAGTTCATCTGAAAGGCTAGGGTGATGTAAATCGTTGATTACTGTGCCAAGCAGATTGGCGTTGTTGTCGTTTAAGTGATGCATAGCTGACGACAACTCAGCGTGATTGGTTTTCCCTGCCATCAGCATAAGAACGGTGCCATCGCAGCATCCAGCGATTGTTTCTGCTGGGATATTGTTGGCATTTAACTGCGAGATCGGGCTGGTGTCGATGATGACTCTATCGTAGTCCTTGAGCCAAAGTTCTATCTTTTGTTTGAGCATGTGAGGTTGTCGAAAGCCCATGATTTCAGCTTTTTCCGACGGTGCATTGACGCCAGTAATGACTTCGTGAGTACCTTCAACGATTGCGAGGTGCTGGCAGCCCGTTAGCTCGGGCTCGTGTGTGTGTTGGTTACTGACTATCGCGTTTTTATCACTATTTGTATCAAAATTTTCAAATGTTTCTTGGTTGTCAAAGGTGTCTCGGCTGTCAAAGCTCTTTGGGTTTTCAAAGGTCTCGATGTTTTCAATATCTTCTATATCCTCAAAAACGTCTACGTCATTAGCTGTATGTATATCATTCGTGAAATCAGGGCTGTCCGACGCGTCGGGAAGCATACTGGGTAACTCAATCGACATTAGGCTTGGGTGCTTTAAATTTAAGTCGACGAACAAAGTTCTATACCCAGCAAGCAGGTGTCGTTCGGTAAGAGCCAGCGCAATCGAACTGCTGCCTTCACCGCAATTTGTCGAAGTAATACAAAAAGAGCGGCAGTGGTGTTTCTCTAGCTGAAGGAAAATTTGTTCAATTTCCATATTACAAGCAGGAATAGACATTACAGTGCTCCTATCAATGCGACGGTAGCCAAGATACGAAACACATCATCCAAGCCCGTTCGGACTTTTTCTAACATGCTTTCATCCATTCTTGGGACATAAACGGTATCTCCCGCTCTGAGTACTGGCAGGTTTCTAAAGTTGGCGGTACGGCTGAACTCAATAAGGTCAAATGTACGAGCTTGACCGCTACAGCAAGACATGTTCACTACACTGATTTTTTCTAGGTATGCATTGCTATTGGGCCCTCCAGCTTCTGCCAAAAGATCCAAAATAGTCATGGTATCGTTGAATCGATACCTACCGGGGTTGTTGACGGCTCCTAATACGCGAATCGTGGATTCTTTGCTTTCATCTAACCAATTTTTGTCTTTCTCTGGCACGTAAATGGTGTCGCCAGGTTTTACCTTAGGAAGTAAAGACTCATCGCCAGTTTCGAAGTAAAGCGCCAAGTTAAGTTTGCTGACTCGAGCGTATTTCCCATTCCTGTGTGTTACACGAATATTATGAATATCAGCACTTTGGGTTGGGCCATCAGCCGCCGCTAAAATGTCGAGAAAATGCATGTCTTCGGTAAATCGATATCTACCGGGTGCAGAAAGCTGACCAAACACATAGATGGAAACATCAGACGCTTGGCGAACCCATTGAGCTTTATTGTCGGAGGGATCTTGT is a genomic window containing:
- a CDS encoding P-loop NTPase family protein; this encodes MSIPACNMEIEQIFLQLEKHHCRSFCITSTNCGEGSSSIALALTERHLLAGYRTLFVDLNLKHPSLMSIELPSMLPDASDSPDFTNDIHTANDVDVFEDIEDIENIETFENPKSFDSRDTFDNQETFENFDTNSDKNAIVSNQHTHEPELTGCQHLAIVEGTHEVITGVNAPSEKAEIMGFRQPHMLKQKIELWLKDYDRVIIDTSPISQLNANNIPAETIAGCCDGTVLMLMAGKTNHAELSSAMHHLNDNNANLLGTVINDLHHPSLSDELCRQLKRFTFLPKSLVSKLSMSIRRARFLQVTI